In one window of Chryseobacterium viscerum DNA:
- the ccsA gene encoding cytochrome c biogenesis protein CcsA: MKKLQDILISTRTMAVLLLVYAFAMAYATFLENDYGTPTAKALIYEAKWFELIMVLLILNFIGNIGRYRLWKREKWPVLVFHLAFIFIFIGGAITRYISFEGTMHIREGETSNEIVTDKNFFKIQIEEKGDVLNYQDVPYLMSPLNKDFKATYDFHGKEVKVFAKEYIQRKKDSLVAEPNGAEYLHLVSTGNTGRQNIYIKPGETKSINGTLVTFNRAIEGAVEFKNEGGKLFIKTPVDASYMTMATQATGSTVKDEFQPLALRSLYTINELKLVVPEGLKKGRLMAIEGDRKKDANVPDMLQVELQGPKTKQLVDLSVEKGNPNAYKQVTMDGLNIMVGFGPKVYNTPFALKLDDFVMETYPGSSSPSAYESHVKIIDEGKETPYKIYMNHVLNHKGYRFFQSSFDPDRMGTVLSVNHDYWGTLISYIGYGLLFFGMFVIFFWKGTHFWKLNKMLTDANKKKTKAATILLVFLSLGLNAQKIETHGTTDGSREHIHVEGDNHSHAPAPSAQPLDGAAPKQNSLATPMGKMRSISPDEIIARNKISEEHAEKFGYLLVQSFEGRIVPINTEALDVLRKLYKKDKFKGTDGKYLTANQWFLSINTDTPSWTMVPMIKVGTKGGDELKNKTKADEDGYTSLMNLFPADANGNLTYILEHDYNTAFRKKPAEQTNYDKEVIAVNERVQIFNEFFSGQFMRIVPVKNDANHTWHSWLDQKFEPDMESQQVMGPYFAEALTAQKTGDWSKADTELAKLSEYQQKWGKAVVPAKSKVDLEVFMNKADINFKLLIFYTLIGGLLLILGFVELFKSSKVLNKIIKVIIAVGLVGYLCHFLGLVARWYISGHAPWSNGYEAIIFISWVGITAGLLLYRNSNALIPAAGFMVAVIMMGFAHGGSALDPQITPLVPVLKSYWLIVHVAIITSSYGFFALSMIIAVISLVFYIISNKETYKIHHDTTLKELVIVSEMSLTIGLFALTVGNFLGGIWANESWGRYWSWDPKETWAFISIMVYAFVLHMRLVPGLRSRWAFHIATMFAFCSMVMTYFGVNYYLSGLHSYAAGDPVPVPAWVYIGIGTMILLSAVSYFKFKALTKK; encoded by the coding sequence ATGAAGAAGCTCCAAGATATTCTTATCTCAACCAGGACAATGGCTGTATTGCTGCTGGTGTACGCATTTGCGATGGCTTATGCAACGTTCTTAGAAAACGACTACGGAACTCCTACAGCAAAAGCACTAATTTATGAGGCCAAGTGGTTCGAACTGATCATGGTCCTGCTCATTCTTAATTTCATAGGAAATATCGGAAGATACAGACTATGGAAAAGGGAGAAATGGCCGGTTCTTGTGTTTCACCTTGCCTTTATTTTTATTTTTATCGGAGGTGCCATCACAAGATACATCAGTTTTGAAGGAACCATGCACATCAGAGAAGGTGAAACTTCAAACGAAATCGTAACGGATAAAAATTTCTTTAAAATCCAGATCGAAGAAAAAGGTGATGTTCTTAATTATCAGGATGTTCCTTATCTGATGTCTCCATTGAATAAAGATTTCAAAGCAACCTATGACTTCCACGGAAAAGAAGTGAAAGTCTTTGCCAAGGAATACATTCAAAGAAAAAAAGACAGTCTTGTAGCTGAACCAAACGGTGCCGAGTATCTTCATTTGGTGTCTACCGGAAACACTGGAAGACAAAATATTTACATCAAACCGGGTGAAACAAAATCAATCAACGGAACTTTGGTGACATTCAACAGAGCTATTGAAGGAGCGGTTGAATTCAAAAATGAAGGAGGAAAATTATTCATCAAAACACCTGTAGATGCAAGCTATATGACCATGGCTACTCAGGCAACCGGAAGTACCGTGAAAGATGAATTCCAGCCTTTGGCATTGAGAAGTTTATATACAATCAACGAGCTGAAGCTTGTAGTTCCTGAAGGTCTTAAAAAAGGAAGACTGATGGCAATTGAAGGTGACAGAAAGAAAGATGCGAATGTTCCGGATATGCTTCAGGTTGAGCTTCAGGGCCCAAAAACAAAACAGTTGGTAGATCTTTCTGTTGAAAAAGGAAATCCTAATGCCTACAAACAGGTTACTATGGATGGATTAAATATTATGGTAGGATTCGGACCTAAAGTATACAATACTCCTTTCGCCCTGAAACTGGATGACTTCGTGATGGAAACTTATCCTGGAAGTTCATCTCCAAGTGCTTATGAAAGTCATGTGAAAATCATTGACGAAGGCAAAGAAACTCCTTATAAAATCTATATGAACCACGTTCTTAACCATAAAGGATACCGTTTTTTCCAGTCAAGTTTTGATCCGGACAGAATGGGAACAGTTCTTTCTGTAAACCATGATTATTGGGGAACTTTGATTTCTTATATCGGATATGGACTTTTATTCTTCGGAATGTTTGTGATCTTCTTCTGGAAAGGAACTCACTTCTGGAAATTAAATAAAATGCTGACTGATGCAAACAAGAAGAAAACAAAAGCAGCAACAATACTTTTAGTGTTCTTAAGCTTAGGTTTAAATGCACAGAAGATTGAAACTCATGGAACTACTGACGGAAGCAGAGAACATATTCATGTGGAAGGAGACAATCATTCTCACGCTCCGGCTCCATCTGCCCAGCCTCTTGATGGTGCTGCCCCAAAACAGAATTCTCTGGCTACACCGATGGGTAAAATGAGATCTATATCTCCGGATGAAATCATTGCAAGAAACAAAATCAGTGAAGAGCATGCAGAAAAATTCGGATACCTTTTGGTGCAAAGTTTTGAGGGAAGAATTGTTCCTATCAATACTGAAGCATTGGATGTTTTAAGAAAACTATACAAGAAAGATAAATTCAAAGGAACAGACGGAAAGTATCTGACTGCTAACCAATGGTTCCTTTCAATCAATACAGATACCCCAAGCTGGACTATGGTTCCTATGATTAAAGTAGGAACGAAAGGAGGGGACGAACTGAAAAATAAAACAAAGGCAGATGAAGATGGATATACTTCACTGATGAACCTTTTCCCCGCAGATGCCAATGGTAATCTAACCTATATTTTAGAACATGATTATAATACTGCATTCCGTAAAAAACCAGCTGAACAAACAAACTACGATAAGGAAGTAATTGCTGTAAACGAAAGAGTGCAGATCTTCAATGAGTTTTTCAGCGGCCAGTTTATGAGAATTGTTCCTGTAAAAAATGATGCCAACCATACATGGCATTCATGGTTAGATCAAAAATTCGAGCCGGACATGGAATCCCAGCAGGTGATGGGACCTTATTTTGCTGAAGCGCTTACCGCACAAAAAACCGGAGACTGGAGCAAAGCAGATACAGAATTGGCGAAGCTTTCAGAATACCAGCAGAAATGGGGTAAGGCAGTAGTTCCTGCTAAATCTAAAGTTGATCTTGAGGTTTTCATGAATAAAGCAGATATTAACTTTAAATTATTGATTTTCTATACTCTTATCGGAGGGCTTCTTTTAATCTTAGGATTTGTTGAGCTGTTTAAATCCAGCAAAGTTTTAAATAAAATCATTAAAGTAATCATTGCAGTTGGTTTAGTAGGATATCTATGTCATTTCTTAGGCCTTGTTGCAAGATGGTATATTTCAGGACACGCACCATGGAGTAACGGGTATGAAGCTATTATCTTCATCTCCTGGGTAGGTATTACGGCAGGTTTATTATTATATAGAAACTCCAATGCATTGATTCCTGCAGCCGGATTTATGGTAGCTGTTATTATGATGGGATTTGCGCACGGAGGTTCTGCTCTTGATCCACAGATCACACCGCTGGTTCCGGTACTGAAGTCTTATTGGTTAATTGTTCACGTAGCCATTATTACATCCAGTTACGGATTCTTCGCCCTGTCGATGATCATCGCTGTAATCTCATTAGTATTCTATATTATATCCAATAAAGAAACGTATAAAATTCACCACGATACTACATTGAAAGAACTGGTAATTGTTTCTGAAATGTCATTAACTATCGGATTGTTTGCATTAACGGTAGGAAACTTCTTGGGAGGAATCTGGGCAAATGAATCATGGGGTAGATACTGGAGCTGGGACCCGAAAGAAACATGGGCGTTCATTTCCATTATGGTATATGCC
- a CDS encoding Crp/Fnr family transcriptional regulator, whose amino-acid sequence MFDLLLKNISQYIHLSGEDFKQFVKLFEYKKFKKKDVALKEGDYCAFEGFVLSGCFKIYYLNENGFEQTLYFAVEEWWITDIDSLINNVPSILNIEALEDSEVLMISKKDKEYLYETMPQIEKLFRIMNQKYSVALQRRILSLTGKTADKRYLEFLEKYPGLEQRITQQQVASYLGITHEFLSKIRKKIFEK is encoded by the coding sequence ATGTTCGATTTACTTCTTAAAAATATCAGTCAATACATACACCTTTCAGGAGAGGATTTTAAACAGTTTGTAAAGCTATTTGAATACAAAAAGTTTAAAAAGAAGGACGTTGCTCTCAAAGAAGGAGACTATTGTGCTTTTGAAGGATTTGTTCTGAGTGGCTGTTTCAAAATCTATTACCTGAACGAAAACGGATTTGAACAAACCCTGTATTTCGCAGTAGAAGAATGGTGGATCACGGATATTGACAGTCTTATCAATAATGTTCCGAGTATTCTGAATATTGAAGCCCTTGAAGACAGTGAAGTATTGATGATTTCCAAAAAAGACAAAGAATATTTGTATGAGACCATGCCTCAGATAGAAAAACTTTTCAGGATAATGAACCAGAAGTATTCGGTAGCACTGCAAAGAAGAATTCTTTCCTTAACGGGTAAAACGGCAGATAAGAGATATCTTGAATTTCTTGAAAAATACCCCGGATTAGAACAGAGAATTACTCAGCAGCAGGTTGCTTCTTACTTGGGGATTACCCATGAATTTCTAAGTAAAATCAGGAAGAAAATATTTGAAAAATAA
- a CDS encoding cysteine hydrolase family protein encodes MENRFKTILTLGLIFISLITMNAQKQKMENTALLIIDVQNDYFPGGKMTLEKAEQAGENTRRILEYFRSSNLPVIHVKHISTNEGATFFLPDTDGVKINHLVSPKDDEKVITKHFPNSFRETDLINYLQSKKIKNLVITGMMTDVCVEATTRAAFDFGFTNTIIGDATATRNRELDGEVIKAEEVQRSFLAGISALGDLYASVINTHEFLK; translated from the coding sequence ATGGAAAACAGATTCAAAACTATTCTGACCTTAGGTCTGATATTTATTTCACTGATTACAATGAACGCACAAAAACAAAAAATGGAAAACACAGCATTATTAATTATCGACGTACAAAATGATTATTTCCCCGGAGGAAAAATGACATTGGAAAAAGCTGAGCAAGCCGGAGAAAATACCAGGAGAATTTTAGAGTATTTCAGGAGCAGTAATCTTCCTGTCATTCATGTCAAACATATCTCAACCAATGAAGGGGCTACTTTTTTTCTTCCGGATACAGATGGTGTTAAAATCAACCATCTGGTTTCACCGAAAGATGATGAAAAAGTAATTACCAAACATTTTCCTAACAGTTTCAGGGAAACAGATCTCATAAACTATCTCCAGTCAAAGAAAATCAAAAACCTGGTGATTACAGGAATGATGACAGATGTTTGTGTAGAGGCAACTACCAGAGCGGCTTTTGATTTTGGATTTACCAATACAATTATTGGAGATGCTACAGCAACCAGAAACCGTGAACTGGATGGGGAAGTGATAAAGGCTGAAGAAGTTCAAAGATCCTTCTTGGCGGGGATATCTGCTCTTGGAGATCTTTATGCCAGTGTAATAAATACTCATGAATTTTTAAAATAA